The genomic window CGGCCGAAAATTCTCCGCAGCTCTCTGGGATGAACCTGAACATGGCTGGACTTGGTTCCCACCACACCTTAACAAGAATGGCTGGGTCATCGCTTGTTAACTCATCTCTTGGAAACACCACGGGTGTCGGGTCGTCTTCCGGGGTAGACACCCCATCAGCCATGGCCGATAATAGCATGGGCAGTGCATCGAACACAGCTGGGACCAGCAATGCGTCGTCTTTGCTTGGCATGCACATGCCAATGATGTTGAACACGGGCTCAGATCCAAACTCACAGGCCAAATCCAATATAAGCAGCCTCAACAATAACACCGCTGCTACTGCTGgtagcaacaacaataataacagtaacactaatactaataacactaataataacaataatattaataacaataacaacaacagtaaCAATAGCGGCAACGGCAACGGCAGTGGCAATGTCAATGTCAACGGCAATCCGGCTGTCAACTTACAGACAACTGGAGATGGCAGCACCAACCAAACGGGAACCAACAGTGCAAACACGTTCGCAGGAAGCGTCGCCTCTATGTCAAACATGGCCAGCTCGGCGTCTCAACGTATGATGAGCATGAAGTCCGATTTCAACGACCTTCCCATTCAAACTGATACATCCAATGCACCAAACTCTACTTCAAACCCAGCTACAAACCACAACATTACTACTGCTGGTACGTCCAACGCTAATGCTTCTTCCATAAACGCAAACACACAGCCCATACCCGGAACAACCCCGGATTCCCTACTCCAAAACACAGGCCTACGAAACTCATCATCACTCATCTCCTCTTCCCTACCCTCAGTCACTATCCTGAACGAAGGCGAACAGATAACCCCAGACGGAGAATTGATAGGCAAATCTGGCAAGCCCTTACGGAACACGAAGCGTGCTGCTCAGAACAGAAACGCCCAGCGGGCTTTCagacaaagaagagaaaagtaCATCAAAGATCTCGAATTCAAAGCCAAGGACTACAATAGACTTGCCGCAGAACTCGAGTCCTACAAAGCTGAAAACAGAATGCTAAAATCACAGCTTAGCCAGTACCAGCAAAGAATGAACCTCTAAATCTTATTTAATGTAAACACTCTCAACGACAACATACAAGACTTTACTACAATTCCTAGCAGCCGCGCGACCCAGCTTCCTACATAGCTCTAAGTctcagtttttttttcttcctcttctttcttcttcacctttACTACtgtatattattatttactCTTCACTTATGTAcataaaatatatcatatataacATATCCTAATCCATTGCTATAGACCTGGTTGCAACTGCGATGTCGGCCATCGACAGAACACAGAATGAAGACCCGCTCTAACCCCATATCCACATACTTTCAACACTAATCACCCCCCCATCCAATAGGTGAAGAgagaacaacaagaaccCTTTAAAAtatagtcacgtgataaaGTCCTTAGTTTTCTCGTTTTTTCCAGAATATTTTTAAGACAAAAACAAGGGACTTCGGCGGTTGAGGTGTTTTCACTTCTACTTAACACATATATAAGGAAGGGGGCAAATACGAAGAGCTTTGACAAGAAGCATCCATCCAATCTAGAGAGTTCAAAAGGTCTTCAGGAGGtttaaggaagaaaaaaccgACGGAAGTTTGTGTGAAATATACAGCTTCGACttgaaattttttgttttgctAAATATTTAGGGTATGCTAAGAACAGTTGGAAGATTAAACAGTTCGATTCCTCGGACAAAGTTGCTCAGGGAGGCTAGTGCTCCCCATGTGAATGGACTAGATGTGTTATGTGGACATAGGAGCATTAGCAGTGTCAGTTTTGCCGGAGGTGCTGTTGGAGGCTTGAAAAATGACGAGATATCGGTAAATTCGGGTGGTAATAGTTATTTGAGTTTGAGGAGGAGACCCTCGCTTGCCGTACCGAACGGCAATGCCAGGAGATTTATGGGAGTAGGAGAAAGATCTGGTATCTTGTACAATAAACTGGGTGTTCGTTCATATGCAAAAAATTacaatttgaatttgaacaACGATCAGGGTGGTGATTCGGCGCTCTCTCAGTTTGGTACGAACTTAACGGAGTTGGCAAAACAGGGGAAATTGGATCCCGTCATTGGTCGTGACCAGGAGATTTCTCGTGCCATTCAAATTCTTTCCCGTAGAACGAAGAATAACCCAGTTTTGATTGGTAGGGCTGGTGTTGGTAAAACGGCATTGATCGATGGGTTGGCTCAGAGGATTGTGGCCAACGAGGTCCCTGATTCATTAAAGGATAAGGAGTTGTATGCATTAGATCTTAGCTCTTTGGTAGCTGGTGCAAAGTACCGTGGTGAATTTGAGGAACGTTTGAAGAACGTTTTGGATGAAATCGACAAGTCCAATGGTAAAATCATCGTGTTCATCGATGAAGTGCACATGCTTCTTGGTCTAGGTAAGACTGATGGTTCGATGGATGCATCCAATATTCTAAAGCCACGTCTAGCCAGGGGTTTAAGATGCATAAGTGCCACCACGTTGGATGAGTTCAAGATAATTGAGAAGGATCCAGCCTTGACCAGAAGATTCCAACCTATTATCTTGAATGAACCTTCGGTTCCTGACACTATTTCCATCTTGAGAGGTCTAAAGGAGAAGTATGAGGTGCACCATGGTGTGCGGATTACTGACTCTGCTTTGGTTTCTGCTGCGGTGCTATCTAACAGGTACATCAATGACCGTTTCCTACCGGATAAGGCTATTGATTTGGTTGACGAAGCTTGCGCTGTTTTACGTTTGCAACATGAGTCAAAACCAGATTCCATCCAAGCTATTGACCGTGCAGTTATGACAATGCAAATAGAATTggaatctttgaagaaggagacGGACGCAGTTTCtgtggaaagaagagagcAGCTCGAAAAGGAGTTGGacctgaagaagaaagaattgaagagattGACTGACATATGGGAAAAGGAGAAATCTGAGTTGGATTCGATTAAGTCAGCCAAGGAAGATTTGGACAAGCTAAGAACAGAATTAGAAATTTGCCAAAGAGAGGGCGATTATGCAAAGGCCTCCGAACTTAGATATGCCAAGATCCCAGagttggaaagaaaagtggctctgaatgaaaagaaggataagGAAAACAGTTTATTGCACGATTCTGTGACAGCGGATGATATATCTAAGGTCATATCCAAAATGACCGGTATTCCTATGGAAACCGTTCTGAAGGGAGACAAGGATAGATTGCTATTCATGGAGAATTCTCTCAGAGAGAGAGTTGTTGGTCAAGATGAAGCAATTGACGCCATTAGTGATGCCGTTCGTCTTCAAAGAGCTGGTTTGACCAGTGAAAAGAGACCTATTGCAAGTTTCATGTTCTTAGGTCCTACAGGTACTGGTAAGACGGAGTTGACGAAAGCTTTGGCAGAATTTTTGTTCGATGATGAATCAAACGTTATCAGATTTGACATGTCGGAATTCCAAGAGAAGCATACAGTGTCAAGATTGATTGGTGCACCACCAGGTTATGTCTTAAGTGAGAGTGGTGGTCAGCTAACTGAAGCAGTTAGACGTAAACCTTATGCTGTGGTTTTATTcgatgaatttgaaaaagctCACCCAGATGTATCTAAAGTTTTGTTACAGGTGTTGGACGAAGGTAAATTGACTGATTCTCAGGGTCATCAAGTTGATTTCCGGAATACCATTATTGTCATGACATCGAACATTGGTCAAGATATCTTATTGAGTGATTCAGATGTCGGAGAAAGCGGTAAGGTGAGCAAGAAGACTAAGAATAGCGTTATCGAAGCTGTTAAAAGAAGGTACCCACCAGAATTCATCAACCGTATAGATGACTT from Kluyveromyces marxianus DMKU3-1042 DNA, complete genome, chromosome 6 includes these protein-coding regions:
- the HSP78 gene encoding chaperone ATPase HSP78 — translated: MLRTVGRLNSSIPRTKLLREASAPHVNGLDVLCGHRSISSVSFAGGAVGGLKNDEISVNSGGNSYLSLRRRPSLAVPNGNARRFMGVGERSGILYNKLGVRSYAKNYNLNLNNDQGGDSALSQFGTNLTELAKQGKLDPVIGRDQEISRAIQILSRRTKNNPVLIGRAGVGKTALIDGLAQRIVANEVPDSLKDKELYALDLSSLVAGAKYRGEFEERLKNVLDEIDKSNGKIIVFIDEVHMLLGLGKTDGSMDASNILKPRLARGLRCISATTLDEFKIIEKDPALTRRFQPIILNEPSVPDTISILRGLKEKYEVHHGVRITDSALVSAAVLSNRYINDRFLPDKAIDLVDEACAVLRLQHESKPDSIQAIDRAVMTMQIELESLKKETDAVSVERREQLEKELDLKKKELKRLTDIWEKEKSELDSIKSAKEDLDKLRTELEICQREGDYAKASELRYAKIPELERKVALNEKKDKENSLLHDSVTADDISKVISKMTGIPMETVLKGDKDRLLFMENSLRERVVGQDEAIDAISDAVRLQRAGLTSEKRPIASFMFLGPTGTGKTELTKALAEFLFDDESNVIRFDMSEFQEKHTVSRLIGAPPGYVLSESGGQLTEAVRRKPYAVVLFDEFEKAHPDVSKVLLQVLDEGKLTDSQGHQVDFRNTIIVMTSNIGQDILLSDSDVGESGKVSKKTKNSVIEAVKRRYPPEFINRIDDLIVFNRLSKEVLRSIVDIRLKEIQERLNEKRMTLKLSDEAKNWLTDRGYDPLYGARPLNRLIHKQILNPMAMQLLRGQLRHEETVNVVVKDGELCVEPNHEAEVTGNTASPEENVD